The Streptococcus mitis genome has a segment encoding these proteins:
- a CDS encoding proline--tRNA ligase, producing MKQSKMPIPTLREMPSDAQVISHALMLRAGYVRQVSAGVYSYLPLANRVIEKAKNIMRQEFDKIGAVEMLAPALLSAELWRESGRYETYGEDLYKLKNREKSDFILGPTHEETFTAIVRDSVKSYKQLPLNLYQIQPKYRDEKRPRNGLLRTREFIMKDAYSFHANYDSLDSVYDEYKAAYERIFTRSGLDFKAIIGDGGAMGGKDSQEFMAITPARTDLDRWVVLDKSVASFDEIPAEVQEEIKAELLKWMVSGEDTIAYSSESSYAANLEMATNEYKPSNRVVAEEEVTRVATPDVKSIDEVAAFLNVPEEQTIKTLFYMADGELVAALLVGNDQLNEVKLKNHLGADFFDVASEEEVANLVQAGFGSLGPVGLPENVKIIADRKVQDVRNAVVGANEDGYHLTGVNPGRDFTAEYVDIREVREGEISPDGQGVLNFARGIEIGHIFKLGTRYSASMGADVLDENGRAVPIIMGCYGIGVSRLLSAVMEQHARLFVNKTPKGEYRYAWGINFPKELAPFDVHLITVNVKDEEAQALTEKLEASLMGAGYEVLTDDRNERVGVKFSDSDLIGLPIRITVGKKAADGIVEVKIKATGDTIEVHADNVLETLEILSKK from the coding sequence ATGAAACAAAGTAAAATGCCTATCCCAACGCTTCGCGAAATGCCAAGCGATGCTCAAGTTATTAGCCATGCTCTTATGTTGCGAGCTGGTTATGTTCGCCAAGTCTCAGCAGGTGTTTATTCTTACTTACCACTTGCCAACCGTGTGATTGAAAAAGCCAAAAACATCATGCGCCAAGAATTTGATAAGATTGGTGCAGTTGAGATGTTGGCTCCTGCCCTTCTTAGTGCAGAATTGTGGCGCGAATCAGGTCGTTATGAAACTTATGGTGAAGACCTTTACAAGCTAAAAAACCGTGAAAAATCAGACTTTATCCTAGGTCCAACTCACGAAGAAACCTTTACAGCTATTGTTCGTGATTCTGTTAAGTCTTACAAGCAATTGCCACTCAACCTTTACCAAATCCAGCCTAAGTATCGTGATGAAAAACGCCCACGTAATGGACTTCTTCGTACACGTGAGTTCATCATGAAGGATGCTTACAGTTTCCACGCTAACTATGATAGCTTGGACAGTGTTTATGATGAGTATAAGGCTGCTTATGAGCGTATTTTTACTCGTAGTGGTTTAGACTTCAAGGCTATCATTGGTGACGGTGGAGCCATGGGTGGTAAGGACAGCCAAGAATTTATGGCCATTACACCTGCCCGTACAGACCTTGACCGCTGGGTTGTCTTGGATAAGTCAGTTGCTTCATTTGACGAAATTCCTGCAGAAGTGCAAGAAGAAATCAAGGCAGAATTGCTCAAATGGATGGTTTCTGGTGAAGATACCATTGCTTACTCAAGTGAGTCTAGCTATGCGGCTAACTTAGAAATGGCAACAAACGAGTACAAACCAAGCAACCGTGTTGTCGCTGAAGAAGAAGTGACTCGTGTTGCAACTCCAGATGTTAAATCAATTGATGAAGTTGCAGCCTTCCTCAATGTTCCAGAAGAACAAACAATTAAAACTCTCTTCTACATGGCAGATGGTGAGCTTGTTGCGGCCCTTCTAGTTGGAAATGATCAACTTAACGAAGTCAAGTTGAAAAACCACTTGGGAGCAGATTTCTTTGACGTTGCTAGTGAAGAAGAAGTGGCGAATCTTGTTCAAGCAGGATTTGGTTCACTTGGACCAGTTGGTTTGCCAGAGAATGTTAAAATTATTGCAGATCGTAAGGTGCAAGATGTTCGCAATGCAGTTGTCGGTGCTAACGAAGATGGCTACCACTTGACTGGTGTGAATCCAGGTCGTGATTTTACTGCAGAATATGTGGATATCCGTGAAGTTCGTGAGGGTGAAATTTCCCCAGACGGGCAAGGAGTCCTTAACTTTGCGCGTGGTATCGAAATTGGTCATATCTTTAAACTCGGCACTCGCTATTCAGCAAGCATGGGAGCAGATGTTTTGGATGAAAATGGCCGTGCTGTACCAATTATCATGGGATGTTACGGTATCGGTGTTAGCCGTCTCCTTTCAGCAGTGATGGAGCAACACGCTCGCCTCTTTGTTAACAAAACACCAAAAGGTGAATACCGTTATGCTTGGGGAATCAATTTCCCTAAAGAATTGGCACCATTTGATGTGCACTTGATTACTGTCAATGTCAAGGATGAAGAAGCACAGGCTTTAACAGAAAAGCTTGAAGCAAGCTTAATGGGAGCTGGTTACGAAGTCTTGACAGATGACCGTAACGAACGTGTTGGTGTTAAATTTAGCGACAGCGACTTGATTGGATTACCAATCCGTATCACTGTTGGGAAGAAAGCGGCCGATGGCATCGTAGAAGTTAAGATTAAAGCGACTGGTGATACTATCGAGGTTCATGCAGATAACGTGCTTGAAACGCTTGAAATTCTCAGCAAGAAATAA
- a CDS encoding phosphatidate cytidylyltransferase: MTQDLQKRTLFAGIALAIFLPILMIGGLLLQIAIGIIAMLAMHELLKMRGLETMTMEGLLTLFATFALTIPLENYLTFLPVDGNVVAYSVLISIMLGTTVFSKSYTIEDAVFPLAMSFYVGFGFNALLDARVAGLDKALLALCIVWATDSGAYLVGMNYGKRKLAPTVSPNKTFEGALGGILGAILVTIIFMMFDSTVALPYGIYKMSVFAIFFSIAGQFGDLLESSIKRHFGVKDSGKFIPGHGGVLDRFDSMLLVFPIMHLFGLF, from the coding sequence ATGACACAGGATTTACAGAAAAGAACCTTGTTTGCAGGGATTGCCCTGGCTATTTTCCTACCAATTTTAATGATTGGGGGACTCTTGCTTCAGATAGCAATTGGAATCATAGCCATGCTAGCCATGCATGAACTTTTGAAGATGAGAGGTCTAGAGACCATGACAATGGAGGGCCTCTTGACCCTCTTTGCAACCTTTGCCTTGACCATTCCTTTGGAGAATTACCTGACTTTTTTGCCAGTTGATGGGAATGTGGTTGCTTATAGTGTATTGATTTCAATCATGTTAGGAACGACTGTTTTTAGCAAGTCTTATACGATTGAGGACGCTGTTTTTCCTCTTGCTATGAGTTTCTATGTAGGCTTTGGATTTAATGCTTTACTAGATGCTCGCGTTGCAGGTTTAGATAAGGCTCTCTTGGCCTTGTGTATTGTCTGGGCGACAGACAGTGGTGCCTATCTTGTTGGGATGAACTATGGTAAACGAAAATTAGCTCCGACAGTTTCTCCAAATAAAACCTTTGAAGGTGCCTTGGGTGGTATTTTAGGTGCTATTTTAGTAACTATCATCTTTATGATGTTTGACAGTACAGTTGCTCTTCCGTATGGAATTTACAAGATGTCAGTCTTTGCTATTTTCTTTAGCATTGCTGGACAATTTGGTGATTTACTAGAAAGTTCGATCAAGCGTCACTTTGGTGTCAAGGATTCTGGGAAATTTATCCCTGGACATGGTGGTGTTTTGGATCGTTTCGATAGTATGTTGCTTGTATTTCCAATCATGCACTTATTTGGACTCTTTTAA
- the rseP gene encoding RIP metalloprotease RseP, producing the protein MLGILTFILVFGIIVVVHEFGHFYFAKKSGILVREFAIGMGPKIFAHIGRDGTAYTIRILPLGGYVRMAGWGDDTTEIKTGTPVSLTLTDDGKVKRINLSGKKLDQTALPMQVTQFDFEDKLFIKGLVLEEEKTFAVDHDATVVEADGTEVRIAPLDVQYQNATIWGKLITNFAGPMNNFILGIVVFWILIFMQGGVRDVDTNQFHILPQGALAKVGVPETAQITKIGSHEVSNWESLIQAVESETKDKTAPTLDVTIFENGSDKQVTVTPEESQGRYLLGVQPGIKSDFVSMFVGGFTTAADSALRILSDLKNLIFQPDLNKLGGPVAIFKASSDAAKNGIENVLYFLAVISINIGIFNLIPIPALDGGKIVLNILEAIRRKPLKQEIETYVTLAGVVIMVVLMIAVTWNDIMRLFFR; encoded by the coding sequence ATGCTCGGAATTTTAACCTTTATTCTGGTTTTCGGGATTATTGTGGTGGTGCACGAGTTTGGGCACTTCTACTTTGCCAAGAAATCAGGGATTCTAGTGCGTGAATTTGCCATTGGTATGGGACCAAAAATCTTTGCTCACATTGGCAGGGATGGAACGGCCTATACCATCCGAATTTTGCCTCTGGGTGGCTACGTTCGTATGGCCGGTTGGGGTGATGATACCACTGAAATTAAGACAGGAACTCCTGTCAGTTTGACGCTTACTGATGATGGTAAGGTTAAACGCATCAATCTCTCAGGTAAAAAATTGGACCAAACAGCTCTTCCTATGCAGGTGACCCAGTTTGATTTTGAAGACAAGCTCTTTATCAAAGGATTGGTTCTGGAAGAAGAAAAAACATTTGCAGTGGATCACGATGCAACGGTTGTGGAAGCAGATGGTACTGAAGTTCGGATTGCACCTTTAGATGTTCAATATCAAAATGCGACTATCTGGGGGAAACTCATTACTAATTTTGCAGGTCCTATGAATAACTTTATCTTAGGTATCGTTGTTTTCTGGATTTTAATCTTCATGCAGGGTGGAGTCAGAGATGTCGATACCAACCAGTTCCATATCTTGCCCCAAGGGGCCTTGGCTAAGGTAGGAGTACCAGAAACGGCACAGATTACCAAGATTGGTTCACATGAGGTTAGCAACTGGGAAAGTTTGATTCAGGCTGTGGAATCAGAAACCAAAGATAAGACGGCCCCGACCTTGGATGTAACTATTTTTGAAAATGGTAGTGACAAACAAGTCACTGTTACTCCGGAAGAAAGTCAAGGTCGTTACCTTCTAGGTGTTCAACCGGGGATTAAATCAGATTTTGTATCTATGTTTGTAGGTGGTTTTACAACTGCTGCTGACTCGGCCCTACGAATTCTATCAGATCTGAAAAATCTGATTTTCCAACCGGATTTGAACAAGCTAGGTGGACCTGTTGCCATCTTTAAGGCAAGTAGTGATGCTGCTAAAAATGGAATTGAGAATGTCTTGTACTTCTTGGCAGTGATTTCCATCAATATTGGGATTTTTAATCTTATTCCGATTCCAGCATTGGATGGTGGTAAGATTGTGCTCAATATCCTGGAAGCCATTCGCCGTAAACCATTAAAACAAGAAATTGAAACCTATGTCACCTTGGCCGGAGTGGTCATCATGGTTGTCTTGATGATTGCTGTGACCTGGAATGACATCATGCGACTCTTTTTTAGATAA
- a CDS encoding ABC transporter ATP-binding protein translates to MRNPVIQTFNLSKSYDGKIVLDRIDFTLRQGEIYGLLGRNGTGKTTFIKAILGLTAMDSGEVNILSEKLLGEFSKDLLSQIGVVLDSASFYPNLTGPENLSIFARLRGISLKQVEQALQVVGLDGENKKLFKQYSLGMKQRLAIANAIMHQPKILILDEPTNGLDPIGILEMRCYLKELSTNHGISILISSHIISELEKLVDRVGILHDAHLMAEKTMQELIDGADKRKIHLIVSDAPQAKEVLCRINLQEQISILSDIELELQGESPTFDIAVISNSLKDNGIVLKEYSYKNNESLEDYFKRITGGEGIA, encoded by the coding sequence ATGAGAAATCCAGTAATACAGACATTTAATTTATCAAAATCCTATGATGGAAAAATTGTCTTAGATAGGATAGATTTTACATTAAGACAGGGAGAAATCTATGGCTTACTAGGAAGAAATGGTACTGGAAAGACAACCTTTATCAAGGCTATTTTAGGCTTGACAGCTATGGATAGTGGTGAAGTGAATATTCTATCTGAAAAACTGTTAGGTGAATTTTCTAAGGATTTGCTATCTCAAATCGGTGTGGTATTGGACAGTGCTTCTTTTTATCCTAATTTAACGGGACCTGAAAATCTCTCTATTTTTGCAAGATTGAGAGGGATTTCGCTAAAACAGGTGGAGCAAGCTTTACAAGTAGTAGGATTAGATGGGGAAAATAAAAAACTATTCAAGCAGTATTCTCTGGGAATGAAGCAAAGGTTAGCAATTGCTAACGCTATTATGCACCAGCCGAAAATTCTGATATTAGATGAACCAACAAATGGTTTGGATCCTATTGGTATCCTTGAAATGCGCTGTTATCTAAAGGAACTCAGTACCAATCATGGCATTTCGATTTTAATATCCAGTCACATTATTTCAGAACTTGAAAAGCTTGTAGATAGAGTTGGGATACTGCATGATGCCCACCTTATGGCTGAAAAGACTATGCAGGAATTAATAGATGGTGCAGATAAAAGGAAAATCCACCTAATTGTTTCGGATGCTCCTCAAGCTAAGGAAGTGCTTTGCAGGATAAATCTGCAAGAACAGATTAGTATTCTTTCGGATATAGAACTTGAACTTCAGGGAGAATCACCTACTTTTGACATTGCAGTCATATCTAACTCCTTAAAAGATAACGGAATAGTTCTAAAAGAGTATTCTTATAAAAACAATGAAAGTTTAGAGGATTACTTTAAGCGGATAACAGGAGGTGAAGGAATTGCTTGA
- the slmA gene encoding salivaricin M family lantibiotic, with the protein MAKNTSRPEIDSLSFEVENQELSGKSGSGWFTAVQLTLAGRCGRWFTGSFECTTNNVKCG; encoded by the coding sequence ATGGCTAAAAATACAAGTCGTCCAGAGATTGATTCTCTAAGTTTCGAGGTTGAAAACCAAGAACTTTCCGGTAAATCAGGTTCTGGTTGGTTTACAGCTGTTCAACTTACATTGGCGGGACGTTGTGGACGTTGGTTCACAGGCTCTTTCGAATGCACAACGAACAATGTGAAATGCGGATAG
- a CDS encoding ABC transporter permease, producing MLDLVKIEFLKQRHQKLNFIVYGVVSLYLALICYYVNDAIGLFDSFPFVYKFSLSYLNFLILPLYCVSYTIQAFGVEYRYRIMNNLKLASANLMKTFWAKILYIEINALCIMLFTYISVSLFALLSRFSSTVSLSLLLRFFYLCMSSGILIPMGVFPLVALVMIKVRGKEIVGNLVGVMYVLVSFFLARTSPNISPVTSANSLIWEGNREGVVLQQPAILSIVVLGLSLLVLSFLSIKSWLRKVDE from the coding sequence TTGCTTGATTTAGTGAAGATTGAATTTCTCAAACAAAGGCATCAAAAACTGAATTTTATCGTATATGGTGTTGTTTCCCTCTACCTAGCTCTCATCTGTTATTATGTAAATGATGCGATAGGCTTGTTTGACTCCTTTCCCTTTGTCTATAAATTTTCTTTGTCTTATTTAAACTTTTTGATTCTCCCTTTGTATTGTGTTTCCTATACAATACAGGCATTTGGTGTAGAATATCGCTATCGCATCATGAACAACTTGAAACTCGCTTCAGCAAATCTAATGAAGACATTCTGGGCTAAGATTTTGTATATAGAAATCAACGCTCTGTGTATCATGTTATTCACCTATATTTCGGTTTCCTTATTTGCACTACTATCTCGCTTTTCTTCGACAGTCAGTTTGTCTTTATTATTAAGATTCTTCTATCTTTGTATGAGTAGTGGTATCTTAATTCCCATGGGAGTATTTCCTTTAGTTGCTTTGGTCATGATAAAAGTCAGAGGCAAGGAGATAGTTGGAAATTTGGTCGGTGTCATGTATGTTTTAGTGTCATTTTTTTTAGCAAGGACGAGTCCAAATATCAGTCCAGTAACAAGCGCTAACAGTTTAATCTGGGAAGGAAACAGAGAAGGAGTGGTGCTTCAACAGCCAGCTATCTTATCGATTGTTGTACTAGGTTTATCTCTACTTGTTTTGTCTTTCTTGTCCATTAAATCTTGGTTAAGAAAGGTGGATGAATAA
- a CDS encoding isoprenyl transferase: MFGFFKKDRAVEVEVPTQVPAHIGIIMDGNGRWAKKRMQPRVFGHKAGMEALQTVTKAANKLGVKVITVYAFSTENWTRPDQEVKFIMNLPVEFYDNYVPELHANNVKIQMIGETDRLPKQTFEALTKAEELTKNNTGLILNFALNYGGRAEITQALKLISQDVLDAKINPGDITEELIGNYLFTQHLPKDLRDPDLIIRTSGELRLSNFLPWQGAYSELYFTDTLWPDFDEAALQEAILAYNRRHRRFGGV; encoded by the coding sequence ATGTTTGGATTTTTTAAGAAAGATAGGGCTGTGGAAGTAGAGGTTCCGACACAGGTTCCTGCTCATATCGGCATCATCATGGATGGCAATGGCCGTTGGGCTAAAAAACGTATGCAACCGCGAGTTTTTGGACACAAGGCGGGCATGGAAGCATTGCAAACTGTGACCAAGGCAGCCAACAAACTAGGCGTTAAGGTTATTACGGTCTATGCTTTTTCTACAGAAAACTGGACCCGTCCAGATCAGGAAGTCAAGTTTATCATGAACTTGCCAGTAGAGTTTTATGATAATTATGTCCCGGAACTGCATGCGAATAATGTTAAGATTCAAATGATTGGGGAGACAGACCGCCTGCCTAAGCAAACCTTTGAAGCTCTGACCAAGGCTGAGGAATTAACTAAGAACAACACAGGATTAATTCTTAATTTTGCCCTCAACTATGGTGGACGTGCTGAGATTACACAGGCTCTTAAGTTGATTTCTCAGGATGTTTTAGATGCCAAAATCAACCCAGGTGACATCACAGAGGAATTGATTGGTAATTATCTTTTTACCCAGCATTTACCTAAGGACTTACGAGATCCAGACTTGATTATCCGTACTAGTGGAGAATTGCGTTTGAGCAATTTCCTTCCATGGCAGGGAGCCTACAGTGAGCTCTATTTTACGGATACCTTGTGGCCTGATTTTGACGAGGCGGCCTTGCAGGAAGCCATTCTTGCCTACAATCGTCGTCATCGTCGATTTGGAGGAGTTTAG
- a CDS encoding nucleotidyltransferase family protein, whose amino-acid sequence MNILKNKAEILDSFRENPDMMAILTIIRNLGLKDSWLAAGSVRNFIWNLLSERPAFDLETDVDVIFFDPDISYEETLFLEKKLRADFPQYQWELKNQVYMHQHSPHTAPYSSSCDAMSKYPERCTAVGLRLNEKSVLELFTPYGLEDILNFQVRPTPHFLENQDRMVLYRTRLSKKNWQEKWKNLIFKNT is encoded by the coding sequence ATGAATATATTGAAAAATAAGGCTGAAATTTTAGACTCTTTCAGAGAAAATCCGGATATGATGGCTATTTTGACTATCATCCGAAACCTTGGTCTGAAAGATTCTTGGTTGGCAGCAGGTTCTGTCAGAAATTTTATCTGGAATCTCTTGTCAGAGAGACCAGCATTTGATCTTGAAACAGATGTAGATGTGATTTTCTTTGATCCGGATATTTCTTATGAGGAAACCTTGTTCCTAGAGAAAAAGTTGAGAGCGGATTTTCCTCAGTATCAGTGGGAATTGAAAAATCAGGTCTATATGCACCAGCACAGCCCTCATACTGCTCCCTATAGCAGCTCTTGTGATGCTATGAGTAAGTATCCAGAACGATGTACGGCTGTTGGACTGCGCTTGAATGAAAAATCCGTTTTGGAACTCTTTACTCCATACGGTTTGGAGGATATTTTGAATTTTCAAGTTCGTCCAACTCCTCATTTTTTAGAGAATCAAGACCGAATGGTTCTCTATCGAACACGTCTATCCAAGAAAAATTGGCAGGAGAAATGGAAAAATTTGATTTTTAAAAATACTTAA
- a CDS encoding type I toxin-antitoxin system Fst family toxin, with translation MMELILKTIIEPIVVGVVLRLVDKWLNKDK, from the coding sequence ATGATGGAACTAATCCTTAAAACTATCATCGAACCGATTGTGGTCGGTGTCGTTCTTCGGCTAGTCGATAAATGGCTAAACAAGGACAAATAG
- the ruvB gene encoding Holliday junction branch migration DNA helicase RuvB, whose protein sequence is MSRILDNEIMGDEELVERTLRPQYLREYIGQDKVKDQLQIFIEAAKMRDEALDHVLLFGPPGLGKTTMAFVIANELGVNLKQTSGPVIEKAGDLVAILNDLEPGDVLFIDEIHRLPMSVEEVLYSAMEDFYIDIMIGAGEGSRSVHLELPPFTLIGATTRAGMLSNPLRARFGITGHMEYYAHADLTEIVERTADIFEMEITHEAASELALRSRGTPRIANRLLKRVRDFAQIIGNGVIDDLITDKALTMLDVDHEGLDYVDQKILRTMIEMYGGGPVGLGTLSVNIAEERETVEDMYEPYLIQKGFIMRTRSGRVATAKAYEHLGYEYIEK, encoded by the coding sequence ATGAGTAGAATTTTAGATAATGAGATAATGGGGGACGAGGAGTTAGTAGAACGCACGCTCCGTCCTCAGTATTTACGTGAATATATTGGGCAGGATAAGGTCAAGGACCAGCTTCAAATCTTTATAGAAGCTGCCAAAATGCGGGATGAAGCGCTGGATCATGTGCTTTTATTTGGCCCTCCAGGCTTGGGAAAAACGACCATGGCTTTTGTTATTGCCAATGAACTAGGTGTCAATCTCAAGCAGACTTCGGGTCCAGTCATTGAAAAAGCCGGTGATTTGGTAGCGATTTTGAATGACTTAGAGCCTGGGGATGTTCTCTTTATTGATGAGATTCATCGTTTGCCAATGTCAGTGGAAGAGGTGCTTTATAGTGCCATGGAGGACTTCTACATTGATATCATGATTGGGGCTGGTGAAGGCAGTCGCAGTGTTCATTTGGAGTTGCCACCTTTCACTTTGATTGGTGCGACGACTCGGGCTGGTATGCTCTCAAATCCGCTACGGGCACGTTTTGGAATTACAGGTCACATGGAGTATTATGCCCATGCTGACTTGACGGAAATTGTTGAGCGGACGGCAGATATTTTTGAGATGGAAATCACTCATGAGGCAGCATCTGAATTAGCCCTACGTAGTCGTGGAACCCCTCGTATTGCCAATCGTCTCCTCAAACGCGTGCGCGATTTTGCCCAGATTATAGGGAATGGGGTTATCGATGATCTTATTACTGATAAGGCTTTGACTATGCTGGATGTTGACCATGAAGGTCTGGACTATGTGGACCAGAAAATCCTTCGCACCATGATTGAGATGTACGGTGGTGGTCCTGTTGGTCTAGGAACTCTTTCTGTTAACATAGCAGAAGAGCGTGAGACAGTTGAAGACATGTATGAGCCCTACTTGATTCAAAAAGGTTTTATCATGCGGACACGTTCTGGACGGGTGGCGACTGCTAAGGCATATGAGCATTTAGGGTATGAATATATTGAAAAATAA
- the bglA gene encoding 6-phospho-beta-glucosidase, with protein MLRFPKDFVWGSSTSGPQTEGRIAGDGKGDNLWDYWYQVEPNRYYNGIGPDKTSTFYENWEKDIDLLLETGHTAFRTSIQWSRIFPQGRGEVNPQGVDFYRKVFEAIKAKGIRLLVNLYHFDLPFALQEDGDGWENKATVSAYEDYSRFCFETYGDLVDQWITFNEPIVPVEFGYFYDAHYPHKVDAEAAVKVAYHTQLASSRAVKACHELLPDSKIGIVLNLTPAYPRSQHPADVKAARIADLFQAQSFLDPSVLGTYPQELVEILHEYGLLPDATEEELELIRDNTVDFLGVNYYQPLRVMAPRFAKNPESPLLPEHFYEPYVMPGRKINPHRGWEIYEQGIYDISQNIKENYGNIEWMLTENGMGVEGEEKFRENGMIQDDYRIDFVKGHLRELHRAIEDGANCKGYLIWTFIDCWSWLNSYKNRYGLVELNLETQERRLKKSGHWFKELRDNNGF; from the coding sequence ATGCTAAGATTTCCAAAGGATTTTGTCTGGGGATCCTCTACTTCTGGGCCGCAGACAGAAGGACGTATAGCTGGTGACGGTAAGGGAGATAATCTCTGGGATTATTGGTACCAAGTGGAGCCAAATCGCTACTATAATGGGATTGGTCCAGATAAGACATCAACCTTTTATGAAAACTGGGAAAAGGATATCGACCTCTTGTTAGAAACTGGTCACACGGCTTTTCGTACTTCTATTCAGTGGTCACGGATTTTTCCACAAGGGCGTGGGGAAGTCAATCCTCAAGGTGTAGACTTTTACCGTAAGGTTTTTGAGGCTATTAAGGCCAAAGGGATTCGTCTTTTAGTCAATCTTTATCATTTTGATTTGCCTTTTGCCCTTCAAGAGGATGGTGATGGTTGGGAAAATAAGGCGACTGTCTCAGCCTATGAAGACTATTCTCGTTTTTGTTTTGAGACTTATGGAGATTTAGTGGATCAATGGATTACCTTTAACGAGCCCATCGTTCCTGTAGAATTTGGCTATTTTTACGATGCTCATTATCCACATAAGGTGGATGCAGAGGCAGCCGTTAAAGTAGCCTATCACACACAATTGGCTAGCAGTCGGGCGGTTAAGGCCTGTCATGAACTTTTGCCAGATTCCAAGATTGGGATTGTCTTAAACTTGACACCGGCTTATCCACGTAGCCAGCATCCTGCTGATGTTAAGGCTGCTCGTATTGCGGACCTTTTTCAGGCCCAATCTTTCTTAGATCCGTCTGTTTTGGGGACTTATCCACAGGAGTTGGTAGAAATCTTGCATGAATACGGTCTCTTGCCTGATGCTACAGAGGAGGAGTTGGAGCTCATTCGTGATAATACGGTGGACTTCCTTGGTGTCAACTACTATCAACCTTTACGTGTTATGGCTCCTCGATTTGCTAAGAATCCAGAGAGTCCTCTTTTGCCAGAACATTTTTACGAGCCTTATGTGATGCCTGGACGTAAAATCAATCCTCATCGTGGCTGGGAGATTTATGAGCAAGGGATTTATGACATTTCCCAAAATATCAAGGAAAATTATGGCAATATTGAGTGGATGTTGACAGAGAATGGTATGGGTGTTGAAGGGGAAGAAAAATTCCGTGAGAATGGAATGATTCAAGATGATTATCGTATTGATTTTGTAAAAGGTCATCTTCGTGAACTGCACCGTGCTATTGAAGATGGAGCTAACTGTAAAGGATACTTAATCTGGACCTTTATCGATTGCTGGTCATGGCTTAACAGCTATAAAAATCGCTATGGTTTAGTCGAATTAAACTTGGAAACGCAAGAACGTCGTCTGAAGAAATCAGGGCACTGGTTCAAGGAATTAAGAGATAATAATGGATTTTAA
- a CDS encoding ABC transporter permease, which translates to MIPFVAILLFLLEFMIGHQIYQGHSYGSVNGWYVENGFFFLNYYFLLPFASMILVDLIRIEQVSKMISNLRLIPVDLKRLLQAKFMLALLINLLVSEFTFLTMLVLELMDGVFAFSSLAMLSWGLVYGAIAFAYTLSAGIIVLFLGKYRKELILALPLAFLLSFAGLFALTTVVGRYYLANLLLIIMEEFTVLTVSIYAIWLITLVACLLYLLADKRMMNIIFAYK; encoded by the coding sequence ATGATTCCCTTTGTAGCCATCCTGCTCTTTTTGTTAGAGTTTATGATTGGTCATCAGATTTATCAAGGGCATTCGTACGGTAGTGTGAATGGCTGGTATGTAGAAAATGGTTTCTTCTTTTTGAACTACTATTTCCTCCTCCCTTTTGCGAGCATGATTTTAGTGGATTTGATAAGAATAGAACAAGTGTCTAAAATGATTTCAAATCTCAGACTGATTCCTGTCGATTTGAAACGATTACTACAAGCGAAGTTTATGCTTGCTTTGTTGATTAATCTACTAGTCAGTGAATTCACTTTTTTGACTATGCTTGTCCTAGAGCTAATGGATGGTGTTTTTGCTTTCTCTAGTCTTGCAATGTTATCTTGGGGACTTGTTTATGGAGCAATTGCTTTTGCTTATACACTGTCTGCTGGTATTATTGTCCTCTTCTTAGGAAAATATCGGAAGGAACTTATCCTTGCCCTACCACTTGCCTTTTTATTGTCATTTGCAGGTTTGTTTGCTTTAACAACGGTTGTTGGGCGGTATTATCTGGCAAATTTACTACTAATCATCATGGAGGAATTCACGGTTTTAACAGTTTCTATATATGCCATTTGGTTGATTACCTTGGTGGCATGTCTCCTTTATTTGTTGGCAGATAAACGCATGATGAACATTATTTTTGCTTATAAATGA